A stretch of the Microbispora sp. ZYX-F-249 genome encodes the following:
- a CDS encoding helix-turn-helix transcriptional regulator has product MANVIRHSLTAEELAALALSLAHLGAGPQSVTARRGLRHAFAHLDLDDDVIATTLTTLTTPLPTDVARRARAVANAITARLVIRIQYHDAAGRMTVRDVEPVTCLVHGEFWYLVGWCRMRRSIRAFRFDRILAVEPTDLPARPHLPQRYLPFQRRARVRRPSAA; this is encoded by the coding sequence ATGGCCAACGTCATTCGGCACTCGCTGACCGCCGAGGAACTCGCCGCCCTCGCCCTGTCGCTCGCTCACCTCGGTGCCGGCCCCCAGTCGGTCACCGCCCGGCGCGGCCTGCGCCACGCTTTCGCGCACCTCGATCTGGACGACGACGTCATCGCCACGACCCTGACCACCCTGACCACCCCGCTGCCCACCGACGTCGCCCGCCGCGCGCGGGCGGTGGCCAACGCGATCACCGCGCGCCTGGTGATCCGCATCCAGTATCACGACGCCGCCGGCCGGATGACCGTCCGCGACGTCGAGCCGGTGACCTGCCTCGTCCACGGAGAGTTCTGGTATCTGGTCGGCTGGTGCCGCATGCGCCGCTCGATCAGGGCCTTCCGCTTCGACCGGATCCTGGCGGTCGAGCCGACCGACCTGCCGGCCCGTCCCCACCTGCCGCAGCGCTACCTGCCGTTCCAGCGACGCGCGCGGGTCAGGCGCCCGTCCGCGGCCTGA
- a CDS encoding FmdB family zinc ribbon protein, with protein MPRYDYRCRACGSTFELNRPMAEAGDRAVCPAGHDDTVKLLSTVAVTGRASGSSAARPAGGGGGGCCGGGCCGG; from the coding sequence ATGCCTCGCTATGACTACCGTTGCCGCGCGTGTGGATCGACGTTCGAGCTCAACCGTCCCATGGCCGAGGCCGGTGACCGGGCGGTGTGCCCCGCCGGCCACGACGACACCGTGAAGCTGCTGTCCACCGTGGCCGTCACGGGCAGGGCGTCCGGGTCCTCCGCCGCCCGCCCGGCGGGAGGCGGAGGTGGCGGCTGCTGCGGTGGCGGCTGCTGCGGCGGCTGA
- a CDS encoding GNAT family N-acetyltransferase, which yields MRWTITDEVEEYAAAAEPWLLRDPVRNTVMLTALRGIRSGQFAGDCLLAWLEEDDGTVAGAACRTPPYPLALGDVPLASLPLLVRELIEMDRDVSEVGGPLAAAEAFADAWWRPETHRRSERLYRLGTLRSPSASGKPRVAGPDDLPMAVRFFREFQDEAHVDRTADPSPVVAARLNREELVWWEDDDRPVSIAGASAPIAGMSRIGPVYTPPDLRGRGYGSAVTHAASRKALDDGATEVLLFTDLSNPTSNSIYQRLGFRPVTDFASIQFG from the coding sequence ATGCGGTGGACGATCACCGACGAGGTTGAGGAGTACGCCGCGGCGGCCGAGCCCTGGCTGCTGCGCGATCCCGTCCGCAACACGGTCATGCTGACCGCGTTGCGCGGAATCCGCAGCGGCCAGTTCGCCGGCGACTGCCTGCTGGCCTGGCTGGAGGAGGACGACGGGACGGTGGCGGGGGCGGCCTGCCGGACGCCGCCGTATCCGCTCGCGCTCGGCGACGTCCCGCTCGCGTCGCTTCCCCTGCTGGTGCGCGAGCTGATCGAGATGGACCGGGACGTGTCCGAGGTCGGCGGTCCGCTGGCCGCCGCGGAGGCGTTCGCGGACGCCTGGTGGCGGCCGGAGACACATCGGCGGTCCGAGCGCCTCTACCGCCTCGGCACGCTGCGGTCGCCCTCCGCATCGGGGAAACCCCGCGTCGCCGGCCCCGACGACCTGCCGATGGCCGTGCGCTTCTTCCGGGAATTCCAGGACGAGGCGCACGTCGACCGTACGGCCGATCCCAGTCCGGTCGTCGCGGCCCGTCTCAACCGCGAGGAGCTGGTCTGGTGGGAGGACGACGACCGTCCGGTGTCCATCGCGGGGGCCTCCGCGCCGATCGCCGGGATGTCCCGGATCGGGCCCGTCTACACCCCGCCCGATCTGCGCGGGCGCGGCTACGGCAGCGCCGTCACCCACGCGGCCAGCAGGAAGGCGCTCGACGACGGCGCGACCGAGGTGCTGCTGTTCACCGATCTGAGCAACCCGACGTCGAACTCCATCTACCAGCGGCTCGGTTTCCGGCCCGTCACGGACTTCGCGAGCATCCAGTTCGGGTGA
- a CDS encoding HNH endonuclease yields the protein MRQVLLLNATYEPLTTLSLHRAVILVLREKADVVHRDGRGAVLRSATRTLDVPSVIRLRRYVRIPYRTRIPLTRAALMRRDNFRCAYCGQRAETIDHVIPRSRGGPHTWENCVASCTPCNHRKADRLLEELGWALPVAPAVPHGAHWRLIGAQLDGDPQWAPYLSQTAA from the coding sequence ATGCGCCAAGTCCTGCTCCTCAATGCCACATACGAGCCGCTGACCACACTCTCCCTGCACCGGGCCGTCATCCTGGTGCTCAGAGAGAAGGCGGACGTCGTGCACCGCGACGGCCGGGGCGCGGTTCTGCGCTCGGCCACCCGCACGCTCGACGTCCCGTCGGTGATCCGGCTCCGGCGCTATGTCCGCATTCCCTACCGGACGCGGATCCCGCTCACCCGCGCGGCGCTCATGCGCCGGGACAACTTCCGCTGCGCCTACTGCGGCCAGCGGGCCGAGACCATCGACCATGTCATCCCCCGTTCCCGGGGAGGCCCCCACACCTGGGAGAACTGCGTCGCCTCGTGCACGCCGTGCAACCACCGGAAGGCCGACAGGTTGCTGGAGGAGCTGGGCTGGGCGCTGCCCGTCGCCCCCGCGGTGCCGCACGGCGCGCACTGGCGGCTCATCGGCGCGCAACTCGACGGCGATCCGCAGTGGGCGCCCTACCTGTCGCAGACGGCGGCCTGA
- a CDS encoding prolyl oligopeptidase family serine peptidase — MSRPPYPPARRDDIVDDLHGTPVPDPYRWLEDPDDPATKEWLDAQEILFRSAELEGRDHFRERVAELLRSGSVGTPSWRGGRRFFTRRAPDQEHPVLYVGEGDGERVLLDPTALDPSGLTTLDSYQPDKEGNRLAYQISVGGDEESRLYVVDVATGEVVEGPIDRCRYSPVAWLPGGEAFYYVRRLAPALVPAGEEQYHRRVYLHRVGTSPDDDVLVFGEGLEKTNYYGVSVSLDGRWLSISASRGTAPRNDLWVADLVASSPEAPELVTVQQDVDAQTGLHFGRDGRLYVFTDRDAPRGRVCVTSPQTPGAEHWRDLVPEDPEAVLSDFAILDGMAEPVLLVGWTRHAIGEISVHALESGERIGEVPLPGLGSIGGIVERPEGGHEAWFSYTDEITPTAVYRYDALTGETTLWEAPPGAVEVPEATTEQVVYRSKDGTEVHMLVTSRPGSGPRPTILYGYGGFGISMNPGFSATTLAWVEAGGVYAVAQLRGGGEEGERWHRAGMLGDKQNVFDDLHAAAEHLVATGVTSPDRLAISGGSNGGLLVGAALTQRPDLYAAVVCSAPLLDMVRYEKFGLGATWNVEYGSAEVPEEFAWLWGYSPYHHVREGVSYPATLFAVFASDTRVHPLHAWKMAAALQHAQAGDRPILLRNETEVGHGARAVSRSVELSADQLAFLARHTGLKVG, encoded by the coding sequence ATGAGCCGACCGCCGTACCCGCCAGCCCGCCGTGACGACATCGTCGACGATCTTCACGGAACGCCCGTCCCCGACCCGTACCGGTGGCTGGAGGATCCGGACGATCCGGCGACGAAGGAGTGGCTGGACGCGCAGGAGATCCTGTTCCGGTCCGCCGAGCTGGAGGGGCGCGACCACTTCCGCGAGCGCGTCGCCGAACTGCTGCGCTCAGGGTCGGTGGGAACGCCGTCCTGGCGCGGCGGGCGCCGCTTCTTCACCCGCCGCGCGCCCGACCAGGAGCACCCGGTCCTGTACGTCGGGGAGGGAGACGGCGAGCGCGTGCTGCTCGACCCCACCGCCCTCGATCCCTCGGGCCTGACCACGCTCGACTCCTACCAGCCGGACAAGGAGGGCAACCGGCTGGCGTACCAGATCTCCGTCGGCGGCGACGAGGAGTCGCGCCTGTACGTCGTCGACGTGGCGACGGGAGAGGTAGTCGAGGGGCCGATCGACCGCTGCCGCTACTCCCCCGTGGCCTGGCTGCCCGGCGGCGAGGCGTTCTACTACGTGCGCAGGCTGGCGCCCGCACTGGTCCCGGCCGGCGAGGAGCAGTACCACCGCCGCGTCTACCTGCACCGCGTCGGCACCTCCCCCGACGACGACGTGCTGGTCTTCGGCGAGGGCCTGGAGAAGACCAACTACTACGGGGTGTCCGTCTCCCTCGACGGCAGATGGCTGTCGATCTCCGCCTCGCGGGGGACGGCCCCGCGCAACGACCTGTGGGTGGCCGACCTGGTCGCCTCGTCGCCCGAGGCGCCGGAACTGGTCACCGTGCAGCAGGACGTCGACGCCCAGACCGGGCTCCACTTCGGCCGCGACGGGCGGCTCTACGTCTTCACCGACCGGGACGCCCCGCGCGGGCGCGTCTGCGTCACCTCGCCGCAGACCCCCGGTGCGGAGCACTGGCGCGACCTGGTCCCCGAGGACCCCGAGGCGGTGCTGTCCGACTTCGCCATCCTCGACGGCATGGCCGAGCCGGTCCTGCTCGTCGGCTGGACCCGGCACGCGATCGGCGAGATCTCCGTGCACGCACTGGAGAGCGGCGAGCGGATCGGCGAGGTCCCGCTGCCGGGGCTCGGCTCGATCGGCGGGATCGTCGAGCGGCCGGAGGGCGGGCACGAGGCCTGGTTCAGCTACACCGACGAGATCACCCCGACCGCGGTGTACCGCTACGACGCGCTGACGGGCGAGACCACGCTGTGGGAGGCGCCGCCCGGCGCGGTGGAGGTGCCCGAGGCGACCACCGAGCAGGTGGTCTACCGGTCGAAGGACGGCACCGAGGTGCACATGCTGGTCACCTCGCGCCCCGGCTCCGGGCCCCGCCCCACCATCCTGTACGGCTACGGCGGCTTCGGGATCTCGATGAACCCGGGCTTCTCCGCCACCACGCTGGCCTGGGTCGAGGCGGGCGGCGTCTACGCGGTCGCCCAGCTCCGCGGCGGCGGCGAGGAGGGCGAGCGGTGGCACCGGGCCGGCATGCTGGGCGACAAGCAGAACGTCTTCGACGACCTGCACGCCGCGGCCGAGCACCTCGTCGCCACCGGTGTCACCAGCCCCGACCGGCTGGCCATCTCCGGCGGCTCCAACGGCGGCCTGCTCGTCGGCGCGGCGCTCACGCAGCGCCCCGACCTGTACGCGGCCGTCGTCTGCTCGGCCCCGCTGCTCGACATGGTGCGCTACGAGAAGTTCGGTCTCGGGGCGACCTGGAACGTGGAGTACGGCTCCGCCGAGGTGCCGGAGGAGTTCGCCTGGCTGTGGGGCTACTCGCCGTACCACCACGTCCGCGAGGGGGTGTCCTACCCGGCCACGCTGTTCGCCGTGTTTGCCTCGGACACCCGCGTCCATCCCCTGCACGCGTGGAAGATGGCGGCGGCCCTCCAGCACGCGCAGGCGGGCGACCGGCCGATCCTGCTGCGCAACGAGACCGAGGTGGGTCACGGCGCCCGGGCCGTGAGCCGGTCGGTCGAGCTCTCGGCCGACCAGCT